A genome region from Natronosalvus rutilus includes the following:
- a CDS encoding succinic semialdehyde dehydrogenase: MTSQLADSVLSSAAVTTRDLETLADRIETSEAASIPVRAPATDEVVSRIPACSEADVESAVERARTAQSEWATRDPKARAAVLDRFADLVLERRERLLDLIQIETGKSRVDAAEEVLDVPATAAYYATRGPDLLADESRDGVFPLLTDARVTYDPVGVVGVISPWNYPLTLAITDAIPALLAGNGVVLKPDEKTPFVALELAALLEEAGLPPGVFEIVTGEGSTVGPALIDRADYLSFTGSTATGRSVAERAGRNLIDCSLELGGKNPMVVLADADPETAARGAVQGCFANAGQLCLAMERIYVEAPRYEAFLDAFVRETRALSLGTGLEYGPDVGSLIDGDQLERVEAHVADALERGASILTGGRARPDVGPFCYEPTILTDVAPDSMAACEETFGPVVSVEPVPSAGRAVEAANKTEYGLNASVWTGDRRRGIELAREIDAGTVCVNDAYISGWAATDAPMGGVGDSGLGRRHGPEGLERYLESKTIASSRVGPVWNPPGVPARWFVRGMVGALGVRKRLSRWFR, translated from the coding sequence ATGACATCCCAGCTGGCGGACTCGGTACTCTCGTCCGCCGCCGTCACAACGCGAGACCTCGAGACCCTCGCCGACCGCATCGAGACGAGTGAAGCGGCGTCAATTCCGGTTCGCGCGCCCGCGACCGACGAAGTCGTGAGCCGCATTCCAGCGTGCTCCGAAGCCGACGTGGAATCCGCCGTCGAGCGCGCCCGTACGGCCCAGTCCGAGTGGGCCACCAGGGATCCAAAAGCTCGAGCTGCCGTCCTCGACCGCTTCGCCGACCTCGTCCTGGAGCGGCGCGAACGACTGCTGGACCTGATCCAGATCGAAACCGGCAAGTCCCGCGTGGACGCCGCCGAGGAGGTGCTCGACGTCCCCGCGACGGCCGCTTACTACGCGACTCGAGGTCCCGACCTGCTCGCCGACGAGTCGCGCGACGGCGTATTCCCGCTGCTGACCGACGCGCGCGTGACCTACGACCCTGTCGGCGTCGTCGGCGTCATCTCGCCGTGGAACTACCCGCTGACGCTCGCGATTACCGACGCCATCCCGGCGCTGCTCGCTGGCAACGGCGTCGTCCTCAAGCCCGATGAGAAGACGCCGTTCGTCGCCCTCGAGCTGGCCGCCTTGCTCGAGGAAGCTGGCCTCCCACCGGGAGTCTTCGAGATCGTTACCGGCGAGGGATCGACCGTCGGTCCCGCGCTGATCGACCGCGCGGACTACCTGTCGTTTACTGGGAGCACCGCCACCGGGCGTAGCGTCGCCGAGCGTGCGGGCCGGAACCTTATCGACTGTTCGCTCGAGTTAGGCGGGAAGAATCCGATGGTCGTCCTTGCCGATGCCGACCCCGAGACGGCCGCTCGTGGGGCCGTCCAGGGGTGTTTCGCGAACGCCGGGCAGCTCTGTCTCGCGATGGAGCGAATCTACGTCGAGGCGCCCCGCTACGAGGCCTTCCTCGACGCCTTCGTCCGCGAGACGCGCGCGCTCTCGCTCGGGACAGGCCTCGAGTACGGCCCCGACGTGGGCTCGCTGATCGACGGCGACCAGCTCGAGCGCGTCGAAGCACACGTCGCGGACGCCCTCGAGCGCGGTGCGTCCATTCTGACGGGCGGCCGTGCCCGACCCGACGTCGGCCCCTTCTGCTACGAGCCGACGATCCTGACCGACGTGGCGCCCGACTCGATGGCGGCCTGCGAGGAGACGTTCGGCCCCGTCGTCTCCGTCGAGCCGGTCCCCTCCGCGGGTCGGGCGGTCGAGGCCGCCAACAAGACCGAGTACGGCCTGAACGCGAGCGTCTGGACCGGCGACCGGCGGCGCGGAATCGAACTCGCCCGCGAGATCGACGCTGGAACCGTGTGCGTCAACGACGCCTACATCTCTGGCTGGGCGGCCACCGACGCGCCGATGGGCGGCGTCGGGGACTCCGGCCTGGGTCGTCGCCACGGCCCCGAGGGGCTCGAGCGGTACCTCGAGTCGAAGACCATCGCCTCCTCGCGCGTCGGACCAGTGTGGAACCCGCCCGGCGTGCCCGCTCGCTGGTTCGTTCGCGGAATGGTTGGCGCCCTGGGCGTCCGGAAGCGACTCTCGAGGTGGTTCCGATGA
- a CDS encoding SDR family oxidoreductase yields the protein MTDSDPRVLLTGFPGFLGSALLGRLLARGDEPVACLVQPQYRPLAERRAAELIEAVDGIDASSEPIRLYEGDITEPELGLDTGAFDALESVRECYHLAAVYDLGIQQDLAEAVNVRGTEHVLDAAETLDVDRFQYVSTCYVSGRYDGVFTEAHLEEGQSFNNHYEETKYRAEVLVQERMAEGLPATVYRPSIVVGDSETGETGKYDGPYYLLRLLAAQPAACSVGLSLPASSRTELNVVPRDFVVNAIAHLSAHDDAVGEVYQLCDPTPLTVPPFVDALADAMDHRVVSPLVPKSIARRVLAGIESMGLPAEPATIDYFDHPTSYACPNTRRALAGTELECPPFGSYVERLVEFALEHPEIGDEAMV from the coding sequence ATGACCGATTCCGATCCACGAGTCCTCCTGACCGGCTTCCCCGGCTTTCTCGGCTCCGCGTTGCTCGGGCGACTGCTCGCTCGCGGTGACGAGCCTGTCGCCTGCCTGGTCCAGCCGCAGTACAGACCACTTGCCGAGCGACGGGCCGCTGAATTGATCGAGGCGGTGGACGGCATCGACGCATCGTCCGAGCCGATTCGACTGTACGAGGGCGACATCACCGAACCCGAACTCGGCCTCGACACCGGCGCGTTCGACGCACTCGAGTCCGTTCGCGAGTGCTACCACCTCGCGGCCGTCTACGACCTCGGCATTCAGCAGGACCTGGCCGAGGCCGTCAACGTCCGTGGGACCGAACACGTCCTCGACGCAGCCGAAACGCTGGACGTCGATCGCTTCCAGTACGTCAGTACCTGCTACGTCAGTGGCCGCTACGACGGCGTCTTCACCGAGGCCCACCTCGAGGAGGGGCAGTCGTTCAACAATCACTACGAAGAGACCAAGTATCGCGCGGAGGTGCTGGTCCAGGAGCGCATGGCCGAGGGGCTTCCGGCGACAGTCTACCGGCCGTCGATCGTCGTCGGCGACAGCGAAACTGGCGAGACGGGGAAGTACGACGGCCCGTATTATCTACTCCGCCTTTTGGCCGCACAGCCGGCGGCGTGCTCGGTCGGCCTGTCGCTCCCGGCCTCGAGTCGGACGGAACTCAACGTCGTCCCGCGGGATTTCGTCGTCAACGCCATCGCCCACCTCAGTGCTCACGACGACGCCGTCGGCGAGGTGTACCAGCTCTGCGATCCGACTCCACTGACGGTGCCCCCGTTCGTGGACGCGCTCGCGGACGCGATGGATCACCGCGTGGTGTCACCGCTGGTTCCAAAGTCGATCGCTCGGCGAGTGCTTGCGGGGATAGAATCGATGGGCCTGCCCGCGGAACCGGCGACGATCGATTACTTCGACCACCCGACGAGTTACGCGTGTCCGAACACGCGCCGGGCGCTCGCGGGGACGGAACTCGAGTGTCCGCCGTTCGGGTCCTACGTCGAGCGGCTGGTCGAGTTCGCGCTCGAGCATCCCGAGATCGGCGACGAAGCGATGGTGTGA
- the hemB gene encoding porphobilinogen synthase, which translates to MDLTHRPRRLRKDRIRGLVSETSLEPSDFIAPVFVDATTDERVPIESMPGHERVPLAEAVPRVEEVLETGVQAVMLFGIPRSKDAEGTRAWVDDGVVQEATRRITDETDAYVITDVCLCEYTEHGHCGPLEAGARDYEGEQHSSGASGGLTVDNDATLESLERIAVSHADAGAEMVAPSGMMDGMVGFIRTALDREGHADVAVMSYAAKYESAFYGPFRDAADGAPSFGDRRHYQMDPANRREATREVRLDVEQGADVLMVKPALPYLDVVSDLRREFEHPVAAYNVSGEYAMLQAAGEKGWLDLEAAALESLLSIKRAGADLILTYFAEDVAPRL; encoded by the coding sequence GTGGACCTCACGCACCGTCCCCGCCGCCTCCGCAAGGACCGCATTCGGGGACTCGTCAGCGAAACGAGCCTCGAGCCGTCGGACTTCATCGCACCCGTCTTCGTCGACGCGACGACCGACGAGCGCGTTCCAATCGAATCGATGCCCGGTCACGAGCGCGTCCCGCTCGCAGAGGCCGTCCCCCGCGTCGAGGAGGTGCTCGAGACCGGCGTCCAGGCGGTAATGCTCTTTGGCATCCCGCGGTCGAAGGACGCCGAAGGGACTCGCGCGTGGGTCGACGACGGCGTCGTCCAGGAGGCCACCCGCCGGATTACCGACGAGACGGACGCCTACGTGATCACCGACGTCTGTCTCTGTGAGTACACCGAGCACGGTCACTGCGGGCCGCTTGAGGCGGGGGCGCGCGACTACGAAGGCGAACAGCATTCCTCGGGCGCGAGCGGCGGCCTCACCGTCGACAACGACGCCACCCTCGAGTCCCTGGAGCGAATCGCCGTCTCCCACGCCGACGCGGGCGCGGAGATGGTCGCCCCGAGCGGTATGATGGACGGAATGGTCGGCTTCATCAGGACCGCCCTCGACCGCGAGGGCCACGCCGACGTGGCGGTCATGAGCTACGCCGCGAAGTACGAGAGTGCCTTCTACGGCCCCTTCCGGGACGCCGCCGACGGCGCGCCCAGTTTCGGCGACCGCCGCCACTACCAGATGGACCCGGCCAACCGCCGCGAGGCGACCCGTGAGGTCCGTCTCGACGTCGAGCAGGGGGCGGACGTGCTGATGGTCAAACCCGCCCTGCCCTATCTCGACGTCGTGAGCGACCTTCGGAGAGAATTCGAACACCCAGTCGCCGCCTACAACGTCTCCGGCGAGTACGCCATGCTCCAGGCCGCCGGCGAGAAGGGGTGGCTCGATCTCGAGGCGGCCGCCCTCGAGTCGCTACTCTCGATCAAACGGGCAGGCGCCGATCTGATTCTGACGTACTTTGCCGAGGACGTGGCCCCGCGCCTCTGA
- a CDS encoding ammonium transporter, which produces MDATPLQVDPEVLVEGVNLAWVLTVTFLIFFMHAGFAMLEAGQVRSKNVANQLTKNLLTWSVGVTVFFLIGAGVEGLVAGDGFVPAFDVAEPNAWVDWLFGAVFAMTAATIVSGAVAGRAKLRAYVGYTFLLAAVIYPVVTGLTWAGSHLAVGGVVFEDFAGGMIVHGMGGIAGLTAAWVLGPRLDRYNQDGSVNVIPGHSLTFAVLGTLVLAFGWYGFNVGTAATVFALEGGELVLGDFATVGRVAMTTTIAMGCGAMGAGLVAWLKTGKVDTLYVANGVLAGLVGITAIPHTTAWWGAFVVGGLAGAQLPLVFSFVENVLKIDDVCAVFPVHGSAGVLGTLLYPFVAAPGVVESVANAFAAQVVGVVVIAGWTILATGLVWGAFKAVGQARVTPEHERDGLDVSEHGVDTYPEFGTPEVAADGGPIRTDGGTADSGIWMVTAIVRPDRLGDVKTNLAGIGAPSLTVTNVSGRGSQPAKTGQWRGEEYAVDLHQKVKIECVVADVPATEVVDAIREAANTGEPGDGKIFVIPVEDACQVRTGATGPEAV; this is translated from the coding sequence ATCGACGCCACACCGTTGCAGGTCGATCCCGAGGTGCTCGTCGAGGGCGTCAACCTCGCGTGGGTGCTGACGGTCACCTTCCTGATCTTCTTCATGCACGCGGGCTTCGCCATGCTCGAGGCCGGCCAGGTGCGCTCGAAGAACGTCGCGAACCAGCTGACGAAAAACTTGCTGACCTGGAGCGTCGGCGTGACCGTGTTCTTCCTGATCGGCGCCGGGGTCGAAGGTCTCGTCGCGGGTGACGGATTCGTGCCGGCCTTCGACGTGGCCGAACCCAACGCGTGGGTCGACTGGCTGTTCGGCGCCGTCTTCGCGATGACGGCGGCGACCATCGTCTCCGGAGCCGTCGCCGGCCGTGCGAAACTCCGCGCGTACGTCGGCTACACGTTCTTGCTGGCGGCGGTCATCTACCCGGTTGTCACTGGTCTCACTTGGGCCGGGAGTCATCTGGCCGTCGGCGGGGTCGTCTTCGAGGACTTCGCCGGCGGCATGATCGTCCACGGGATGGGCGGCATCGCCGGCCTCACCGCCGCGTGGGTCCTCGGCCCGCGCCTCGACCGCTACAACCAGGACGGGTCGGTCAACGTGATCCCCGGCCACTCGCTGACCTTCGCCGTGCTCGGCACGCTCGTGCTCGCCTTCGGCTGGTACGGCTTCAACGTCGGTACCGCAGCGACGGTCTTCGCGCTCGAGGGCGGGGAACTCGTCCTCGGGGACTTCGCCACCGTCGGTCGCGTCGCCATGACGACGACCATCGCGATGGGCTGTGGGGCCATGGGTGCCGGGCTCGTCGCCTGGCTCAAGACCGGGAAAGTCGACACCCTGTACGTCGCCAACGGCGTGCTCGCCGGACTCGTCGGTATCACCGCGATCCCCCACACGACCGCGTGGTGGGGCGCGTTCGTCGTCGGCGGGCTCGCCGGCGCCCAGCTCCCGCTGGTCTTCAGCTTCGTCGAGAACGTCCTGAAGATCGACGACGTCTGCGCCGTGTTCCCCGTCCACGGCTCGGCCGGGGTCCTCGGGACGCTCCTGTACCCGTTCGTCGCCGCACCCGGCGTCGTCGAGAGCGTCGCGAACGCGTTCGCCGCACAGGTCGTCGGCGTGGTCGTCATCGCCGGCTGGACGATCCTCGCCACGGGCCTCGTCTGGGGCGCGTTCAAAGCGGTCGGCCAGGCTCGAGTCACGCCTGAACACGAACGCGACGGCCTCGACGTGAGCGAACACGGCGTCGACACCTATCCCGAGTTCGGCACGCCCGAAGTCGCGGCCGACGGCGGTCCGATTCGAACTGACGGCGGTACTGCAGACAGCGGCATCTGGATGGTCACGGCCATCGTCCGTCCCGACCGCCTGGGCGATGTGAAGACGAACCTCGCCGGAATCGGCGCCCCCTCGCTGACGGTCACGAACGTCTCCGGTCGCGGCTCCCAGCCCGCGAAGACCGGCCAGTGGCGCGGCGAGGAGTACGCCGTCGACCTCCACCAAAAAGTCAAGATCGAGTGCGTCGTCGCCGACGTCCCGGCCACCGAGGTCGTCGACGCAATCCGCGAGGCCGCGAACACAGGCGAACCGGGCGACGGCAAGATTTTCGTTATCCCGGTCGAGGACGCCTGCCAGGTCCGCACGGGGGCAACCGGCCCCGAAGCCGTCTAA
- a CDS encoding FAD-dependent oxidoreductase, which translates to MSGKYDLVIVGGGISGASLLYTTAKFTDIESIALLEKEAEISAINSHHTNNSQTLHFGDIETNYTLEKAETVKEGAEILAGYLEHHDPDREIHSKRSKMVLGVGDDEVAELDARYHEEGFGDLFPKLRPIGREEIGELEPKVVEGRDPAKDLLALQTPDGYVVDYGEVAKSLVDNAREEASVDVFTGTQVTDLTETYDGYTLDTARGKFDCDVAVVAAGSHSLQIAKELGYGEDKVLLPIAGSFFLARDFLNGKVYTLQMKKLPFAAVHGDADVHDPSITRFGPTAKLVPTLERGRLSTVEDFLDVFGLNVAAFASYANILSDRILLPYVLRNLVYDLPDVGPKSFLPHVQKVVPTAELEDIERAKGYGGVRPQIVDTKKKSLDMGEAKIVGDDIIFNITPSPGASTSLKNAMQDAKTVVDFFEEDYTFDEEAFREDTIGHFPRLEDDAFETGASADPEPAQADD; encoded by the coding sequence ATGTCAGGCAAATACGACCTCGTTATCGTCGGCGGTGGAATCAGTGGCGCGTCGCTTCTCTACACGACCGCGAAGTTCACCGACATCGAGTCGATCGCCCTGCTCGAGAAGGAAGCCGAAATCTCGGCGATCAACTCTCACCACACGAACAACTCCCAGACCCTGCACTTCGGAGACATCGAGACCAACTACACCCTCGAGAAGGCCGAGACGGTCAAGGAAGGGGCCGAAATTCTGGCCGGCTACCTCGAACATCACGACCCGGACCGCGAGATTCACTCGAAGCGCTCGAAGATGGTGCTGGGCGTCGGCGACGACGAGGTCGCCGAACTCGATGCCCGCTACCACGAGGAGGGCTTCGGCGACCTCTTTCCGAAGCTGCGCCCGATCGGTCGTGAGGAGATTGGCGAACTCGAACCGAAGGTCGTCGAGGGTCGCGATCCCGCTAAAGACTTGCTGGCCCTGCAGACGCCCGACGGCTACGTCGTCGACTACGGCGAGGTCGCCAAGTCGCTGGTCGACAACGCCCGCGAGGAGGCCAGCGTCGACGTCTTCACGGGCACCCAGGTCACCGACCTGACCGAGACGTACGACGGCTACACCCTCGACACGGCCCGCGGCAAGTTCGACTGCGACGTCGCGGTCGTCGCTGCCGGCTCACACAGCCTCCAGATCGCCAAGGAACTGGGCTACGGCGAGGACAAGGTCTTGCTCCCCATCGCGGGCAGCTTCTTCCTCGCGCGCGACTTCCTCAACGGCAAGGTCTACACCCTGCAGATGAAGAAGCTCCCCTTCGCCGCGGTCCACGGCGACGCGGACGTCCACGACCCCTCGATCACCCGCTTCGGACCGACCGCGAAGCTTGTACCGACGCTCGAGCGTGGCCGACTCTCGACGGTCGAGGACTTCCTCGACGTGTTCGGTCTCAACGTCGCGGCGTTCGCCAGCTACGCTAACATCCTCTCCGATCGCATCCTCCTGCCGTACGTGCTCCGGAACCTCGTCTACGACCTCCCCGACGTCGGTCCGAAGTCGTTCCTTCCGCACGTCCAGAAGGTCGTCCCGACCGCCGAACTCGAGGACATCGAACGCGCGAAAGGCTACGGCGGCGTGCGCCCGCAGATCGTTGACACGAAGAAGAAGTCCCTCGACATGGGCGAGGCGAAGATCGTCGGCGACGACATCATCTTCAACATCACGCCCTCGCCGGGGGCCTCGACCAGCCTGAAGAACGCGATGCAGGACGCGAAGACGGTCGTCGACTTCTTCGAGGAGGACTACACCTTCGACGAGGAGGCGTTCCGCGAGGACACCATCGGTCACTTCCCGCGACTCGAGGACGACGCGTTCGAGACCGGAGCGAGTGCCGATCCGGAACCGGCGCAAGCGGACGACTGA
- a CDS encoding ATP-binding protein, whose translation MTDLGDFEAFDADASSEAADDESEAAESASASANAEADASRGTTDSDFERTAVEPRGRESGIGTICVSQGLRVSTDGDETTLRAYVTADNRSDVRLGTYVLASYPDGERLFCQIAGLEYAQQYHADDATEIHARRAMHGGGFDPDDEADFKFVAELEPIAVLYDDDGELKRRMTDRVPKPQTVIQEASDTDEIKTGLKMPEEGVFLGHLSVGGEKVRTNASPPTIDYRLKDDYDSGDPLVFRHTLIAGGTGSGKTHGAKNILRQYLTEERRYPMADGREVTPAVVQFDPQDEYAQMHDDNPDLEEDFARRLEREGIGYGGHDDTTAFVPKVGDSSYAAGHHRAEQVEFTIPFSMCRSRPWLVSGGSLNDNQYGGLTYLLDRYFRETSSASYAGFKSFLDDPALREELDESGRVHEATYDAVRRRVFGFDDVFDQDARPITDLISEFVAPGQLSVVPTYHINDSRATEAIVLALSSLLIDQKLSNDPDFDRIKETPLILGMDEAHNFLTDADSVQARKVITKFTEAAKQGRKERLGLFLITQDPQDIHDAVFKQINTTVVLNLGDEDAIKSVNIPSDLESKVPYMEKGQMVVYSPDNSEPVELIGLSRCVTRHGRD comes from the coding sequence ATGACTGACCTGGGTGACTTCGAGGCGTTCGACGCCGACGCCTCGAGCGAGGCGGCCGACGACGAGTCGGAAGCGGCGGAGTCGGCGTCTGCGAGCGCGAACGCGGAAGCGGACGCGAGTCGCGGGACGACCGACAGCGACTTCGAGCGAACCGCCGTCGAACCGCGCGGCCGGGAGAGCGGTATCGGGACCATCTGCGTCTCGCAGGGCCTGCGCGTCTCGACGGACGGCGACGAGACGACCCTCCGGGCGTACGTCACTGCCGACAACCGCTCGGACGTTCGACTGGGAACGTACGTCCTCGCGAGCTACCCCGACGGCGAGCGCCTGTTCTGCCAGATCGCGGGCCTCGAGTACGCCCAGCAGTATCACGCCGACGACGCGACCGAGATCCACGCCCGGCGGGCGATGCACGGCGGCGGCTTCGACCCCGACGACGAGGCCGACTTCAAGTTCGTCGCGGAACTCGAGCCGATCGCCGTCCTCTATGACGACGACGGCGAACTCAAGCGCCGGATGACCGACCGCGTGCCCAAACCCCAGACGGTCATCCAGGAAGCGAGCGACACAGACGAGATCAAGACCGGATTGAAGATGCCCGAGGAGGGCGTCTTCCTGGGTCACCTCTCAGTCGGCGGGGAGAAGGTGCGCACGAACGCCTCGCCGCCGACCATCGACTACCGGCTGAAGGACGACTACGACTCGGGCGACCCGCTCGTCTTCCGGCACACGCTGATCGCCGGCGGGACGGGCTCCGGGAAGACCCACGGCGCGAAGAACATCCTGCGGCAGTACTTGACCGAGGAGCGGCGGTACCCGATGGCCGACGGCCGGGAGGTCACGCCCGCAGTCGTCCAGTTCGATCCCCAGGACGAGTACGCCCAGATGCACGACGACAACCCCGATTTAGAGGAGGACTTCGCCCGGCGCCTCGAGCGCGAGGGCATCGGCTACGGCGGCCACGACGACACGACGGCGTTCGTCCCGAAGGTCGGGGACTCAAGCTACGCCGCGGGTCACCACCGCGCCGAGCAAGTCGAGTTCACCATCCCGTTCTCGATGTGTCGCTCCCGACCGTGGCTGGTCTCGGGCGGGTCGCTCAACGACAACCAGTACGGGGGGCTCACGTACCTGCTCGACCGGTACTTCAGGGAAACGTCGAGTGCGAGCTACGCGGGCTTCAAATCCTTCCTCGATGACCCGGCCCTGCGGGAAGAACTCGACGAGTCGGGTCGGGTCCACGAGGCGACCTACGACGCCGTCCGGCGGCGCGTCTTCGGGTTCGACGACGTGTTCGACCAGGACGCGCGGCCGATCACGGACCTGATTTCAGAGTTCGTTGCGCCCGGGCAACTGAGCGTCGTCCCGACCTATCACATCAACGATTCGCGGGCGACGGAGGCCATCGTTCTCGCGCTCTCGAGCCTGCTGATCGACCAGAAACTGTCGAACGACCCGGACTTCGACCGGATCAAGGAGACGCCGCTGATCCTGGGGATGGACGAGGCGCACAACTTCCTCACCGACGCCGACAGCGTGCAGGCCCGGAAGGTCATCACGAAGTTCACCGAGGCCGCCAAACAGGGACGAAAGGAGCGGCTGGGGCTCTTTTTGATCACCCAGGACCCTCAGGACATCCACGATGCGGTCTTCAAGCAGATCAACACCACCGTCGTCCTCAACCTGGGCGACGAGGACGCGATCAAGAGCGTCAACATCCCGAGCGACCTCGAGTCGAAGGTCCCCTACATGGAGAAGGGGCAGATGGTGGTCTACTCGCCTGACAACTCCGAACCCGTGGAGTTGATCGGACTCTCGCGGTGCGTAACGAGGCACGGACGGGACTGA